The DNA region GAGGCCGCTGAAATGCAAGCATCAGACTCTTCTCCCCCTTCTTCCTCCGGAGACGGCGCCGTAGGATTCGATCCCGATCCCGACCTCAGCGTCTTGGAGCCGCGCCCCCTGTGGCGCGCTTTCGATCAGCTGCGCCGCATCCCCCGGCCGTCCAAGCACGAGGAGAAGGTGCGCGCCTGGGTGTTGCAGGTGGCCGCCGATCACGGCTGCGAGACGCGCACCGACGAGGCCGGCAACGTGGTGATCCGGGTGCCCGCCACCGCCGGCTTCGAGGATGCGCCGACGGTGGTGATCCAGGGGCATCTGGACATGGTGTGCGAGAAGAACGCGGATACCGAGTTCAATTTCTTCGAGGATCCCATCCGCCTGCGGTTGGAGGGCGACATCCTCACCGCCCAGGGCACCACCCTGGGGGCGGACAACGGCGTCGCCATCGCCGCCGGTCTCGGTCTGCTCGGCGACGACAGTGTGCGCCACGGGCCCCTGGAGCTGCTCTTCACCCTCGACGAGGAGACCGGTCTCAACGGCGTCAAGGCCCTCGATCCCTCCATCGTCACCGGCCGGCTGCTGCTCAACCTCGACGCGGAGGAGGAAGGGCTCTTCGTCATCGGCTCCGCCGGCGCCCGCTCGGCGGTGGTGCGGCTGCCCCTAGAACGTAGCGCTGCCGCCGGCGGCAGTGCCTTCCGTATCGCCGTCGCCGGTGCCACCGGCGGCCATTCCGGTGCCGACATCCACCTCGGTCGGGCCAACGCCATCCGAGCCCTGGCCGAGATCCTGGAGCGCTTGCCGGACTCGGTGGCCGTCGCCGAGGTCGCGGGGGGCAGTGCTCCCAACGTCATTCCTCGGGAAGCCGCGGCGGTGGTGGTGGGGGAGCGCTCGGCGGTGGCGCCGGTGGTGGAGGCGGCGTCGGCGGAGCTTCGCCAACGCCATGCCGACACCGATCCCGGGCTACGGGTGGAGCTCCGGCCGGTGGACGTTCCCGAGCAGGTTCTCACCTCCGGCACGGCGCGGGCTTTGGTGACGCTACTCCATCGTCTGCACCACGGCGTGCGGGTCATGAGCCCGGTGCTCGAAGGTCTGGTGCAGGCGTCGAGCAATCTGGCGACGGTGCGCCTCGACGCCG from Acidobacteriota bacterium includes:
- a CDS encoding aminoacyl-histidine dipeptidase; translation: MQASDSSPPSSSGDGAVGFDPDPDLSVLEPRPLWRAFDQLRRIPRPSKHEEKVRAWVLQVAADHGCETRTDEAGNVVIRVPATAGFEDAPTVVIQGHLDMVCEKNADTEFNFFEDPIRLRLEGDILTAQGTTLGADNGVAIAAGLGLLGDDSVRHGPLELLFTLDEETGLNGVKALDPSIVTGRLLLNLDAEEEGLFVIGSAGARSAVVRLPLERSAAAGGSAFRIAVAGATGGHSGADIHLGRANAIRALAEILERLPDSVAVAEVAGGSAPNVIPREAAAVVVGERSAVAPVVEAASAELRQRHADTDPGLRVELRPVDVPEQVLTSGTARALVTLLHRLHHGVRVMSPVLEGLVQASSNLATVRLDAETAEIHCSNRSSVAEDLDAAVAEITEQAREAGAEVTTTRGYPGWQADPSSNLVQLAVEVYQRLYGRNPEVTGVHGGLECGILGEKIPGLEMLSFGPDIRNPHSPDEEVSVSSVRRVLGEYLPLLLAALAQPSAATPIEGS